Within Triticum dicoccoides isolate Atlit2015 ecotype Zavitan chromosome 1B, WEW_v2.0, whole genome shotgun sequence, the genomic segment ctgttttgcctaggtggggctgcgacgtgttgatcttccgaggccgggcatgacccaggaaagtgtgtccagccaaatgggatcgagcgtgttgggttatgtggtgcacccctgcagtgaagttaatctattcgaatagtcgtgatcttcggtaacaggacgacttggagttgtaccttgaccttatgacaactagaaccggatacttaataaaatacacccttccaagtgccagatacaaccggtggtcgctctacctcagggatatgaggaggggatcgccgggtaggattatgctatttggagatgctacttggagatgctacttggagatgctacttggaggacttcaatctactctcttctacttgatgcaagacggtggctgcgagaagcgtagtcttcgacaggattagttatccccctcttattctggcattctgcagttcagtccactgatatggcctccttacacatatacccatgcatatgtagtgtagctccttgcttgcgagtactttggatgagtactcacggttgcttttctcccccttttcccctttcccttctacctggttgtcgcaaccagatgctggagccctggagccagacgccaccgtcgacgacgacccatactacaccggaggtgcctgctactacgtgctgcccgctgatgacgacctggagtagttaggaggatcccaggcaggaggcctgcgcctctttcgatctgtatcccagtttgtgctagccttcttaaggcaaacttgtttaacttatgtctgtactcagatattgttgcttccgctgactcgtctatgatcgatcacttgtattcgagccctcgaggcccctggcttgtattatgatgcttgtatgacttatttatgtttttagagttgtgttgtggtatcttcccgtgagtccctgatctcgatcgtacacgtttgcgtgcatgattagtgtacgattgaatcgggggcgtcacacttgaCTAGGGAAGCATCATAACAGATTTCTAATTCATATTTTAATTGACCCGGGATGGCAGACTAAAACTAGTATCTAGAGTGATTTATTTAGTAAACAAGTTGCATGATTTGTAGTGTATAGTCCACTGCCAAAACAGTTTGTGGGATTTTGAGTTTCTATCATATGGTGTTGGAAGGTGGGAAAGCTACTTAAGAAATGAAATTATCGTCTGGCTGCATTCCAATATAAATTAAGAGTCAATAGCAAATCTTTTTCATGATTTGAAACATGTCACACAAAATTGCATCTCTTCACAGACTACCGAAGTAGGTCTAGATTTCATGttcatgtctatgtgtgtgtgtgtgttttcatgATTTGAAACATGTCACCCAAAATTACATTCACCCcctttttttggaaatggaggtttacccccggcctctgcatccacCCCGGGGTTgtgctgttttttttccttccttttttcTTGTTTCGTGTGGTTTTCAGGACAGTTTTCCTTTGAAACCAGGTCATCTGTATTTGTTTGCTTTTTCATATCTTAATGAAATCGGCAGAGCTCCTGCATGAATCGTAAAAATAAGTACATGGCACAAACTGTTGCCGAGGCCTTTTTCTTGGCGGCTTCGTCGTCAGCCATGGAgtcgatgcaggggaagtagtggaagcagaggcggacggagacggggacggatcgggagcagtcacgtcgagacgctccccaaaaaccttattgtcgttctcccgggcaggatctcgaacgacgGGATTCCTGAGGCACCTGCTCTGCCGACCAAccgtgcacgcggtcgtcgggatgggatcgccTGAAGCAGCACAGAGAAAGGAACCGAGTTAGGGTTgtgcgagagggagtgagtgaactgagTTAGGGTTCTGGGCtcaggctcattcccgcaacccgcagcgcacacgcgcgtcgtgacgaggcgaggcgggcggcggaggaggatgaGCGCACGTGTACAACTCATATTCCTAAGCTCCCAATGGCATGTGGTAGAGCaacccttataaaggggtctcacTCTTCTTACCGTAGCAGTATGGTACTAAACTTTCCACCACTTGCCATGCACctaatttttttttttgagaatctcacaaagctttattactgaatcataatgttcataggtacaaaaagaagatcgccgggttGTCCTAGCCAAGTGTGTCGGCCAAACACTAAAGATAACGCATGCTTTGCGAGATTATGGGCCTCCGTATTGGAGGTCCTATACTCATGAGTAAACGAACATGAAATAAAGGTAGTTGCTCTAGTCTTGATTTCCTCGACAATGGCTCCAAATTCTGCTGAGCTTCCCTGTCTGATTGCATCTACCACCACCTTGCAATCGGAGGCAACAAGTAAATGGTTGATATAGAGATCTTCTGAAAGTGCTAATGCCTCCCGAACAGCTAGTGCTTCTAGCACTTGGGGGTTGTGCAGTCCTCTGAAAACGAGAGCTGACGCTCCCATGAACAAACCTCTCTCAtccctgcaaaccacaccaactgCGCCAAACGTACCTGGACGTGACACGGCCGCGTCCACAttgagtttgtagtaatctgttggTGGTGGAATCCACGTACGGGGTCGTGGTACTGCTATCCCATgtgcttcctccttcttcttcttcaaaaactctatgtctgatAAGTAAGCTTTGATGAAGTTGTCAGTGGCAAACGGAGTCTGGTATATATCCTCATGTATAGCTTTCCGTCTTGCACTCCAAATCGCCCATAAAGTAACAATCATCAACTGAAATTGCTCCGGTGGAAGAGAGTCATTCATGGCAAAGAGCCACAGCCGTGCGTCAGGTTCTGAGGTTGCCCACATGTGCTCGACCATCTCGGCTTCTGAAAGTGCCCACACACACCTAAATGAGTCTTAGAGATTAAACAGGGATTATTGTcatatatgggcctaagcccatctaTAATCCAACAATGAGTTGAACTTTCACATGGAAGAAATAACTCAAAAAGGAAGAGGGAATATGCATGGCACAAACTAGTGCTAGCAAAGATATGTAAAGGTGTTATGGAATAAAAGGGTATATTTTTCCACTTGTAGAGCGATATTGGTAACCCGTGCAAGTAAGCATATAATAAGAGGATTAATGCATTATGTGNNNNNNNNNNNNNNNNNNNNNNNNNNNNNNNNNNNNNNNNNNNNNNNNNNNNNNNNNNNNNNNNNNNNNNNNNNNNNNNNNNNNNNNNNNNNNNNNNNNNNNNNNNNNNNNNNNNNNNNNNNNNNNNNNNNNNNNNNNNNNNNNNNNNNNNNNNNNNNNNNNNNNNNNNNNNNNNNNNNNNNNNNNNNNNNNNNNNNNNNNNNNNNNNNNNNNNNNNNNNNNNNNNNNNNNNNNNNNNNNNNNNNNNNNNNNNNNNNNNNNNNNNNNNNNNNNNNNNNNNNNNNNNNNNNNNNNNNNNNNNNNNNNNNNNNNNNNNNNNNNNNNATTAAGCACAACCATCAGCAGGGAAGATCATTACTTGCAATGAATATGTGTAGGGATGATCATGTGGAATATACTGGAGTTTAATAGTAGCATGCAATCCTCCTCAATCGGGAAAAAACAACTTATGTATCATGAATTTGATCATTTTTGTCACTATAAGGATGCTTTTGTTTGGCTTGACTAGAGAAGCATCATAAGAGATTTCTAATTCATACTATTTTAGTTGACGCGGGATGACCGACTAAAACTAGTATCTAGAGTGATTTATTTACTAAACATGTTGCATGATTTGTAGTGTATAGTCCACTGCCAAAATAGTTTGCGGGATTTTGAGTTTCTATCATATGGTGTTGGAAGGTAGGAAAGCTACTTAAGAAATGAAATTATCGTCTGGCTGCATTCCAATATAAATTAAGAGTCAATAGCAAAACTTTTTCATGATTTGAAACATGTCACACAAAATTGCATCTCTTCACAGACTACCGAAGTAGGTCTAGATTTCATGTTCATGTCTATATGTGTTGTTTTTTTTCATGATTTGAAACATGTCACACAAAATTACATCCACCCCGGGGTTGTgctgttttttttttcttccttttttcttgtTTCGCGTGGTTTTCAGGACAGTTTTCCTTTGAAACCAGGTCATCTGTATTTGTTTGCTTTTTCATATCTTAATGAAATCGGCAGAGCTCCTGCTTGAATCGTAAAAATAAGTACATGGCACAAAGTGTTGCTCACAAGGATGGGAAAAACAAGCACGCTAAGATTTTGCATTTATTCGTCCGAAATGAAAAGGAGGTCGTTCAACTGCCTGTTTGACAGACAGTTTTCATAGGGGAGCTGATGCAAGCAAAAAAAGTTACATTGAAATTCATCACTGGTCTTGAAAGCCATGAAAGAAAAGCAATCCTAAACAGAAATTGCTCTGCTTCCCGCATGCAGAGTCAAAGTTCAGGCGTCCAAGCCTTCTAAACTGAGGTTATTTTCATGATGAAATCCACAAAAACCGTAGTTTTCAGATTTTTCATGCAGTGGTTTCATACTAACGAAACCCACAACCCGTACATCATTTTCACTATGTACGTTTGTGGTCTACGCCAGTCTGACGGTGTATGAAATACGCTGGTGCAGGTATTAAGCCTGTAAAAGAAGAACGTGCCATCAGCGAAAGCGTTCTCAAGAGAATGCAGCTCATCCAGAAAAAGACTTGGCAATGTGCAATAGTCAtctccatgtaatttcaaaatgatGAATAAATTCGATACCGCCATTAGCTTGCAGCAGCAACGGCGCTGGTTGTAACGGCGGCAATTTTCTCCCTGTAATTTCAAATACAGCTACTACATTCAGAGATCTCTGAACGAGTGTAACACGACGGGATCACCTAAGATCAGCACTACGCCACTATCTTATCTAACTCACATGCAATGCAACACTATATACACTGCACAAGCCACAGGCTGCTGGCTAGCGGTTCAAGAACAGAAGATGGGGAACCGGAGCAAAATAGTTAGTCAGAAGATGGTGTCTACTGTCAGCTTCCTCTTGGGTGGCGACCTCTCGATTATCTGCTTCTGCATGTCCATGAAGCTTAGCCCCTTGTGTGCAAACATCCTTCTGAGGTTGATCACCGAGAGCTCGCTGTATCTCGCGACAGCAAGGTCCGCTTGTTCCAGCTCGTACCTGTATGTCACCAGAAACAATTACACACAAGAAGCATCTATTGACTTTCCTATTGAACCGAACATTTGTGACTTGAGTGGAGCTACTAGATTGCTCCAAGGAAAACAGTGCTACATACGCCGGATGAGCACCAATCAGGGAAACTGCCATCATAGTGCAGTTGTGAGCAGCTGTAACGCCTCTTGGGTCATCCTCAAACACTATGCACTTCGAGGGCTTCCGATCCAACTGCCAAGAAGAGAAGATCAGCAAACATGTTCTTTGCACAGTTCAGCAACAATAATCAACTAGTAGTCAGGAAAAAACATGCCTTAACAGCAGCTGAGAGAAACCTATGTGCTATTGACTCCATATCATCCTCATCGGTCACAATTGCCTGTATTTGACAAGGCAAAAAACAAAATTAACTTGTAATGATCACCATATGCCTAAGCTAGGCAGTATGTTTTTCAGATCAGTAAACCTTGGGAAACTAAGAAGGGTGACAGAAAAACCTTGAAGTATTTGCTTAACGACATCCTATCCAAAGCTTCAACCATGCATCTCCTATCCAGGGACGATGCCACAGCACAGGGTATACCTGCTGTCCGAACTGCATCCAACCATTCTCTCAATCCTTCTACTGGGGTATCAAGCTGAATGACATGGATTTCAGACAGTCAGGGGAAATCATAGAGTAAATCAAATCCTACTCAATGCAAGAAGGAGAAGATTTACTTTGAAGAGGCTTTCATAGTACAGCTCTATAAGTCGTGCCTTCAACCTTTCCATTTGATCATCCTCTTTTGCCCAATACAAAACCTGGTAACCACAAGTAGAAGTGATGCTTCAAGTACCAGTGCCCTATTCAAGCGAAGGCATTGGAGCGACAAAAAAGGGGGTGCTAAAAGGGAACATGTAAATTTTCTAACATCTTTTTTGCAGCTAAAATATTTCTGTACCTTGAATTGCTAGATGATAATGTAGGCttggtataaaaaattcaaaagatACGTCCACCGAAACACACACATACCTTTCTAAGGACATGGTCAGCAGCACCATGAATAATACTCTTTTGGATATGAGCAGCAGTAGGGATGTCCTTCCCTGCGCAAGATAAATTACATTAGTATGTGTTTACCAAGGTCATATAGCAATATGCGACTATGTTTACAAAAATAATACCTTCCTCCAAAGCAAGCTGTCTCCAAGCATCCAACTTTAGTGAGTCTGTGTCAGCCTAAGAGAACAGAAAAGAGCATCAAATGTCGGTCAATTAGTGAAGCAGTAATGACATAGCGGCAACCTATACACACAATATGAGGATTCACCTACAAATGAAACTACATAACAAAGAATCCTGTAATGCAATTGAACCAGGGAAATGCTGAATTATGTACAAGTATAGTTTGCTTGGCTATTGCTGCAATTAATAACTGTAGGCGAGCAAGTATTTTCCAAAATGCCATTTTAAACACACGGTGTCACTAACTATTGCAGTATGATACACTAACACAGAGACGAAAACTCACAATAACATTGTCCCATGAGAAAATTAAACCAAATGCTTCATCCGGCTTCATAGCATGCCTTATCCTTTGAAGGAAGCATTCTTGCAATTTTTCGTTAAGATAATCCTGAAAGGTAGAAGAAAGCTCATCCACTGAAGTAACATAACAGATAAATGATGCTCCCTCCGTCAAGATAGAAGAAAGATAAAGGTAGAAGAAAGCTCATCCACTGAAAGGTAGAAGaaagatcttatattatgggacggagggagtaggttgctAATAGCACATAATGGTATAATTGCAAGTGGTATCATGATATATGCTTACCACATCGATATTGAGTGGTCCGTCCATCCTGAAAGTCTCGAAGCCTTCCCCATATTCAGCTCCAATTGTCTAACAGAAATAAATGCATAATCTTTTTAATCAGCAACAGATAAAGTTTAAAAGAAGATTTGCTAATCCTGCAGAGATTGTATTTAGTGAACCGGTATTAAAACTGGCTAAAGAAGGGTTCAGTTGTATAGCATACTACGGCTCCCACAGTGATGGCGATCCAGAGAAAGAATTTGCAAGGATCTTGATAAAAAAAAAGGCTAGTGAACAGTGATCTGCTTCACTGAGCAGCTAACAGATGAAACCATGAATTAATCAAAGAAGCACCTCACTGACTAATCCAGCATCAACCTATATGAAACAAATGTATCTAGTGGTAGAAATAATTCACTGGCAGAACCATGGAACTATCATAGATCCACTTTACTTGACCTAATTACATGAAACTCACTTGACTAAACTAAAATGGAAGAAATGGACAAACCCGAGAAGCTAGATAGCCCAACTCTACCCTACCACATCTATAGTAACCCGGGAACCATATCCATAGTACTACTATTTCTTCAAGGAAATAAGTGTGCAATCTGTAACCCGGAGCAGGGACAGCAAGTTCGTTGAGAGGCTAATCCGGAGCGCACACGGAGCTAATTCAATGCTAAGAGCATTTAATTGGACATTTGCACCTAGGGGAAGTCAGGGTTCTCGAAAATCAACAAATATACTAATCAAGAAAGCTGCTTTATTAATCCAAAAAAGGATTTTCATTTTTTAATAAACCAAGACTCTCACCTCCTCGACGAAGACCTTGCCTGGGAGGGGCGGGAAGGCATCAAACCCCGACGCCATCCTCCGCATCCGCATCTGCCTCCCATTTCTTGCTCTCTGTGCGGAAAGGAAAAGAAATCAGGGAACGGATGCGacaaaacacacaaaaagaaaagaaaataggagGACGCGGGTACTGCTTACGGCGAACCGGAGATTGGGGTAAGGCGCGCGAGGGGACGAGGAGGACGACGGAGCCGAGGGGAACGGCGAAGGAGAGGTGGCGGTGCGGAAGCTGCACGACTCCATGGAAATGGGAAGGGGAAAGAGGCGAGGGGGAGAGACGGGATGGAGTGGGAGGGTTTTCTTTTGGGATTTTTTTTGTGTCACGCATTTTTTCATTTTTGCGCCTATATTGGTTTTGATTTTTCTGGCTGGAAAGCAGAAATTTTCAGACTTCGGTATTTAACAAATCATTTGAGAAAATAAAATATGAATCTAACTTAGCTGAAAGAATTGTCTGCGTAATTATCTCGTACTTCCTCTGTCTCTAAatattttagagatttcaaatgaactatcacatacggatgtatatagacatattttattaTGTAGATTTATTTATTTTGCTCCCATGTAGACATTTGTTgagatttttagaaagaaaaatatttaaaaacggagggagtaattctttTGGTGCGTGTTCCATACTGAGAGATATTTAGCAATAAATAGTGAAGATGGATATCTGCTGATCTGTAGGTGAAAAATAGTTCAGAATTCGGATGACCTACACCTGCAGTCCCGTTTTGAGAGCATCTACAGTCGTGATGGATTAATTCAGTCCCTTAAACGCACGCGGACGCGTGGACACTGATCAAACACATCTAATATTTGACACTCTGCATCCGTATAACTTATATTCGGTAACTTATATCCATACTACACGTGCAACGTTGAGCTATTCTACAACATCTAAAAGATCAACTTAGTTCGTTACCAACAAGTTCTTAAACTTCTACAACCAAAAAGGAtataaatgtcaggaccccgactcgatgtcacatcgatctagccggtaacacctcatatcactttgcggcctcacgcacggtatccccacgggtgtcgccttacctttgcccgggaccgtttgcgccttttggctcacgtatatgatagtgtcgctagcatccatatgataaagagcccgggctgacatgactagtcgtaaacccaaagtggcacagacttacagggacaggcatccatgacccagcttcgaacgtgtcggtcatcagcaagtgggtccgggctgtagcactgggctagcaggactctggtaaaccgggctgtagcgggctaacaggactccggtactcaaagcgtggcatttccccgaagggacagacacgggaacgaagaaggacacatgccggccagcctaagtgttccagagcagtagcaagctaccatggctcagcggtaacactaggagacatttcccggtaagagaggctactaaagataaacaactagatagtcagatcccacacataccaagcatttcaatcatgcacacaatatgctcgatatgtgcaatacaatgaagcatcacaacatgactctacgatataagtactttatttaaggctcagggagccatacataacatacacaaaggtacgggtctcacgacccaacatacaagtcatacagtcatacaaaccagcagcggaagtaacttgtctgagtacagacaactagtaaaataaaagaggcttgggaagcctagctatactacaaggtccttcacaagctcagggtcaccacctgtgtctttagcctactcgttgatgtcaacgtctacatagaacccatcagaaggggttgcagcgtcttctgtaaaaatgtagattatagcaacatgagtacaaaggtactcagcaagacttacatcagatcctacatacatgcatagtatcaagaagggttggtggagttattgcagcaagccagctttgactcttggctagactatcctacgatactccaacttgaaatggttttgcgcacacgagtccactactcaccacttcaatacactaccgaggatccacctccgtcttcctacggaagagccatcctcggcactcacacttatcttgaaggcttttagtagtttccatttacttgtctatgaactgtataggcaaccaagtagtcctttaccgcggacgcggctattcgaatagatcatgataaccctgcaggggtgtactccttcatacacgcactcaccacttaccgtcgtttacacgacatgtactcggcaaccttcaagcggaagcccaacgtgggtgtcggccacgacctacctaatcacctaagcctccagtccaggtttatcgcctatccaggttccatccgcagggagtccggccgaggtttcccatacggccccgaacgatgtgaacagggttcccgagatacctaatgggtattcggtacaccgtgccacgtacctaccgcatcacagcccacccctacggtcagcgctgtccacggcctccagtaggctacaaacaccagaaactacttgcaactcctggacggagaactagggtgaataagaagccgagagggtccattggtttcgggcccaatgcatggtagtagctgattcttaaatcacacatacagatctcaatgcttaaggtcggcttcaatgaaacaacccaccatgtactcctacatggcctctcatcgatacctttaccaaatcgtgttcaccacaccactctcattaccgacataatcatttcactctagcccatcacccagatgaaccagacctgacacgactctaagcatagcaggcatagcaaggtaggaacaacacatacatagggctcaatcaactcctacacatgctagtgggtttcatctagttactgtggcaatgacaggtcatgcagaggaaatgggttcaactaccgtagcacacagcagtttgaatcgcgttgtcttaatgcagtaaaagagagcaggagcgagaacatggga encodes:
- the LOC119327905 gene encoding 5-amino-6-(5-phospho-D-ribitylamino)uracil phosphatase, chloroplastic-like translates to MESCSFRTATSPSPFPSAPSSSSSPRAPYPNLRFARARNGRQMRMRRMASGFDAFPPLPGKVFVEETIGAEYGEGFETFRMDGPLNIDVDYLNEKLQECFLQRIRHAMKPDEAFGLIFSWDNVIADTDSLKLDAWRQLALEEGKDIPTAAHIQKSIIHGAADHVLRKVLYWAKEDDQMERLKARLIELYYESLFKLDTPVEGLREWLDAVRTAGIPCAVASSLDRRCMVEALDRMSLSKYFKAIVTDEDDMESIAHRFLSAAVKLDRKPSKCIVFEDDPRGVTAAHNCTMMAVSLIGAHPAYELEQADLAVARYSELSVINLRRMFAHKGLSFMDMQKQIIERSPPKRKLTVDTIF